From a region of the Leptospira kmetyi serovar Malaysia str. Bejo-Iso9 genome:
- a CDS encoding gamma-glutamyltransferase family protein, with protein sequence MNRILKYFTLSVGIGAALLYVLYFLFSRPKEILEFYDPYHEDRPVAEGSKIMVATGHPFATKVAIDILERGGNAADAGIAALLVLNVTQGEEASFPGVAPLLYHDAKTQKVESYIGAGKAPSKATIEYFQSRGHKYIPTLKYSSQLVPASPDVIVALLKKYGTMSFEEVSAPAIRIAEEGFPVHRILMRNLNMNIFKRIGFTFLLPYNSEIYLENRWWKPLYHKEIFKRPFLGKTLRELANAEAQAKRSGADRNQSLEALRKFFYEGPIAQKIVKAHEEHDGTFTQKDLSAYEGGWEKPLQGEYGDYTIFANQTWNQGAVVPIVLQILDGIDLKSLGHNSPQYVHTVIQAIELAMADREKFFGDPSFVSVPIDGLLSKSYAAERRKLLQPRAFGKTPAHGNPTGLKNSTALIRRTETGNTKPLSIRSKSRTNENTLALNENQEPSFWEKNGKVGRDTTYLSIIDPQGNSLSLTPSDFPQSPMIEGDITLGIRMTQFRLDPDHPSALVPGKRPTITPNASMVFKNGKFLMSLGTPGGDMQTQATIQVFLNMIVFGMNPQEAVNAPRFRSLNWPDSFSPHAYYPGRIELEKDIFDRSGKALKDLGYDVVGRDVWEYDFGAPCISLKDPANGKLYGGTDPRKESWAEGR encoded by the coding sequence ATGAATCGGATTCTAAAATACTTCACCCTTAGCGTCGGCATCGGAGCCGCGTTACTCTACGTCTTATATTTCTTATTTTCCAGACCGAAAGAAATATTAGAATTTTATGATCCTTATCACGAAGACAGACCCGTCGCGGAAGGTTCCAAAATCATGGTCGCGACGGGACATCCGTTCGCCACAAAAGTCGCGATCGATATTTTAGAACGCGGGGGAAACGCGGCCGACGCGGGAATCGCCGCCTTACTCGTATTAAACGTCACGCAAGGAGAAGAAGCGTCGTTTCCGGGAGTGGCGCCTTTGCTTTATCACGATGCAAAGACTCAAAAAGTGGAAAGTTATATCGGAGCAGGAAAGGCTCCGAGCAAAGCGACGATCGAATACTTTCAATCCCGAGGTCATAAGTATATTCCGACTTTGAAATATTCTTCCCAACTCGTTCCGGCATCGCCCGACGTAATCGTGGCGCTTTTGAAAAAATACGGAACGATGAGTTTCGAGGAAGTCAGCGCGCCCGCAATTCGCATCGCGGAGGAAGGGTTTCCCGTTCATCGGATATTAATGCGAAATCTGAATATGAACATCTTCAAAAGAATCGGCTTCACGTTTCTTCTTCCGTATAACTCCGAAATTTATTTGGAAAACCGATGGTGGAAACCGCTTTATCACAAGGAAATTTTCAAACGTCCATTCTTAGGTAAAACCCTTCGAGAACTTGCAAACGCCGAAGCACAAGCGAAACGTTCGGGCGCCGATCGAAACCAATCCTTGGAAGCCTTGAGAAAATTTTTTTATGAAGGACCGATCGCACAAAAAATCGTAAAAGCGCACGAAGAACACGACGGGACGTTCACTCAAAAAGATTTGTCCGCTTACGAAGGCGGATGGGAAAAACCTCTTCAAGGAGAATACGGTGATTATACCATCTTCGCAAATCAAACTTGGAATCAAGGCGCGGTTGTTCCGATCGTACTTCAGATTTTGGACGGAATCGATTTAAAGTCTTTGGGACACAATTCTCCTCAATATGTTCATACCGTGATCCAAGCGATCGAACTTGCGATGGCGGATCGTGAAAAATTCTTCGGAGATCCTTCGTTTGTTTCCGTTCCGATCGACGGACTTTTGAGCAAATCCTACGCCGCGGAACGAAGAAAACTTTTACAACCGCGTGCGTTCGGAAAAACTCCGGCTCATGGAAATCCTACCGGGCTGAAGAATTCAACCGCGTTGATTCGGCGAACGGAAACGGGAAATACGAAACCGCTTTCGATAAGATCGAAATCAAGAACAAACGAAAACACGCTTGCGTTGAACGAAAATCAAGAACCTTCCTTTTGGGAAAAAAACGGAAAGGTTGGAAGAGATACGACTTATCTCAGCATCATCGATCCGCAGGGAAATTCTTTATCGCTCACACCGAGCGACTTTCCTCAATCTCCGATGATCGAAGGGGACATCACACTCGGAATTCGTATGACTCAATTCAGACTCGATCCGGATCATCCTTCGGCGCTTGTTCCCGGAAAACGTCCTACGATTACGCCTAACGCGTCCATGGTTTTTAAAAACGGAAAATTTCTTATGAGTCTTGGAACGCCGGGCGGAGACATGCAGACTCAGGCGACTATACAAGTTTTTTTGAATATGATCGTATTCGGCATGAATCCTCAGGAAGCGGTCAACGCGCCTCGATTTCGTTCTTTGAATTGGCCGGATTCTTTTTCTCCGCACGCTTATTATCCGGGGAGAATCGAACTGGAAAAAGATATCTTTGATCGAAGCGGCAAGGCGCTGAAGGATCTAGGTTACGACGTTGTGGGTCGAGACGTTTGGGAATACGATTTCGGAGCGCCTTGTATTTCTCTCAAAGACCCTGCAAACGGAAAACTTTACGGTGGCACCGATCCAAGAAAAGAATCCTGGGCTGAAGGTCGTTGA
- a CDS encoding acyl-CoA thioesterase — MISTPIQTRWMDMDAFAHVSNSVFVSYLEIGRVDYCKRRFNVKEVFEVPFILARIEIDLKKSIEMHHVVEVQTSVTRIGNSSWDFQSRILESNTKEVFAVARTVQVTFDHVTKSSVPIPPKVRAVLEEDLKIFQRQSKEG, encoded by the coding sequence ATGATTTCCACTCCGATTCAGACCCGATGGATGGACATGGACGCGTTCGCTCATGTGAGCAATTCCGTTTTCGTTTCTTATCTCGAAATTGGAAGAGTGGATTACTGCAAACGTCGCTTTAACGTGAAGGAAGTTTTCGAAGTTCCTTTTATTCTCGCGAGAATCGAAATCGATCTTAAAAAATCCATCGAGATGCATCATGTCGTCGAAGTGCAGACGAGCGTGACTCGGATCGGGAACAGTTCTTGGGATTTTCAATCTAGAATTTTAGAATCCAATACGAAGGAAGTTTTTGCGGTCGCAAGAACGGTCCAAGTCACGTTTGATCACGTCACCAAGTCGAGTGTTCCGATTCCTCCCAAGGTTCGCGCCGTTTTGGAAGAGGACCTTAAGATTTTCCAACGGCAAAGTAAAGAAGGCTGA